The Acidobacteriota bacterium genome contains the following window.
ACGTCAGATGAGACTTACAACGCGACGCGTCAACTGGCCGAGACAATGGGCAAGACCCCGGTCGCGGTCAACGATTCGCCCGGTTTCATCTCCAACCGAGTGCTAATGCCGATGATAAATGAAGCGATCTTCGCGCTGCAGGAAGGCGTCGGCACAGCCGAAGCAATCGATCAGATAATCAAGCTCGGCATGAATCATCCGATGGGTCCGCTTCAGCTTGGGGACTTCATTGGGTTGGATGTTTGCCTCGCGATTATGAATGTGTTATATGATGGCTTCGACGATTCCAAGTATCGGCCATGCCCGTTACTAAAAAAGTACGTCGATGCGGGATGGCTTGGCCGCAAGACCGGCAAAGGGTTCTATGAATACTGAGCGGCTCCGGGAGGTGACGGGCAACGCACGTGAAACTGGCCGCGGGAGCCAGTTTCAGGGCTGCGATAAACTTTGAACAGGTGTTGTCTTAATAAGAATTAATAAGAAATGATACTCTGTCAGCAATGCACTCATGAAAATCCGTACAACCGTGAGACGTGTCTAGTCTGCGACGCTCACTTGTTGATAATAACCAACACTCCGACAGCCTCGGCTTATGGCGGCGTCGATAGCCTCCTGAGGCCGACCCTCGAAGAGCATCTGCTGGAACGCATCAGCTCGCTGGAATCTCAACTGGAGCGCGCGCAAGACAGGCTGGAGCTGGTGCTGGACCTTGTTCATCGCCAGGCCACCAGCGGTCTCTACGACCACGCGATGCTCGACGCGCTGGTCGAGCATCTGTCTGAACGCGGCGCGGTTGAAGGCGGAAAGCTCGAGACGTTGTGGCGCGACCGCATAGCAGAGCACTACGAAGAGGCGAGCGAGCAAGAGCAGTTCGATAAGCGCATCGAGCGCATGCTTGGCGGCTTTGGTGGTGAAAACTTCGATCTGTTCGCGCGATTGCTGGACACGGGCGCCGACCTTGTCCTCGAAGGCAACGCAAAACGCGGCATTCGTTACTTCGAGAAGGCGCTGGTGCTTGACCCGGCAAACGTCCCTCTTACCCTCTTTGTTGGTGAGCACTTTTTCCGCTTCAACAAGCCCGTCCTTGCCCGTGCTTATCTCGAGCGGGCCATCCAGAAGGAAGCCGATAACTACCCTGCTCGG
Protein-coding sequences here:
- a CDS encoding tetratricopeptide repeat protein; protein product: MIITNTPTASAYGGVDSLLRPTLEEHLLERISSLESQLERAQDRLELVLDLVHRQATSGLYDHAMLDALVEHLSERGAVEGGKLETLWRDRIAEHYEEASEQEQFDKRIERMLGGFGGENFDLFARLLDTGADLVLEGNAKRGIRYFEKALVLDPANVPLTLFVGEHFFRFNKPVLARAYLERAIQKEADNYPARLMLGVICGDGGDLDSAKRHLGRALKIRRNSFAAHYGLGRILVSEGRVREALTHLKRALILKPTPEMYYLVGRAYLEEGRTEVAVRHLQRCVEMDPKFDAALYHLGLIYLRQENLLLAQEHFRAAYEINPRESRYRTALRARKAGQLAPLPVFGRAAVSKRKVVSSGDVRLAELLRSDLLELQNPAAEVRKGQKRG